Proteins from a genomic interval of Yarrowia lipolytica chromosome 1E, complete sequence:
- a CDS encoding uncharacterized protein (Compare to YALI0E27616g, gnl|GLV|YALI0E27616g [Yarrowia lipolytica] similar to uniprot|Q7SD40 Neurospora crassa predicted protein) gives MAPKHNYRGATVEDLEFPPAFSVTPQTSLIEALELSYEKEYSYLPVISGKNRALLGYLTADQLRQQSSRSSLDGSVPVASVYNKFHKDASRPFKPITPATPLEQLENFFESGQPFAVVTDDSRQFVLGVVVKEDLDKYVKCRPELQ, from the exons atGGCCCCCAAGCACAATTACAGAGGA GCAACAGTCGAGGATCTGGAGTTCCCCCCAGCCTTTTCTGTCACTCCTCAGACATCTCTGatcgaggctctggagtTGTCGTACGAGAAAGAATACTCATACTTACCCGTTATTTCGGGCAAGAACCGGGCTCTTCTCGGATACCTTACGGCCGACCAATTGAGACAGCAGAGCTCCCGGTCCAGTTTGGACGGCTCTGTGCCTGTTGCCAGTGTCTACAACAAGTTTCACAAGGATGCTTCTCGACCTTTCAAGCCCATCACCCCCGCTACTcctctggagcagctggagaacTTTTTTGAGTCTGGACAGCCTTTTGCTGTGGTGACTGACGATAGCAGACAGTTTGTGTTGGGAGTGGTTGTCAAGGAGGATCTGGACAAGTATGTTAAGTGCCGACCTGAGCTGCAGTAA
- a CDS encoding uncharacterized protein (Compare to YALI0E27632g, uniprot|O93955 Yarrowia lipolytica SSL2 protein multicopy suppressor of SLS2 secretory defects putative calmodulin-dependent ser/thr protein kinase), giving the protein MTFHSLVNKVSGQPPSYNKKADYKFGKTLGAGTFGIVKYAKQHSTGEEVAVKIIVKKNLKGNDHVVIEELSLLKECHHPHIIAFKDWFESKEKFYIVTQLATGGELFDRICDYGKFTEKDARQSVKDILEAVDYLHSKDIVHRDLKPENLLFVTPDPHASLVLTDFGIAKHLKSPDEVLHSMAGSFGYAAPEVLKGTGHGKPCDIWSLGVITFTILSGYSPFRSETVRDFLEEIEGPNALVFHKKYWQDVSEDAKDFIKSCLALDPALRPTSAELLKHEWITGDTTKSIDLLPNIREGFNARSKFRQAIEAVRLHNRIKSLNMVDSDDEDEEEEAVADTEKPSLLSVASSMRPRAHSRSKSGTGAAAFQEVVLAAKRNKELLEKEKASKQDAAEEK; this is encoded by the coding sequence ATGACCTTCCACAGCTTGGTCAACAAAGTCTCGGGTCAACCACCTTCCtacaacaagaaggccgactACAAGTTTGGCAAGACCCTGGGAGCCGGTACCTTCGGTATTGTCAAGTACGCAAAACAGCACTCGACCGGCGAAGAGGTGGCCGTCAAGATCATTGTCAAGAAAAACCTCAAGGGAAACGACCACGTGGTAATTGAAGAGCTCTCTTTGCTCAAGGAGTGCCACCACCCACACATCATCGCCTTCAAGGACTGGTTCGAGAGCAAGGAGAAGTTCTACATTGTCACCCAGCTCGCTACCGGAGGCGAGCTCTTCGACCGAATCTGCGATTATGGCAAGTTCACCGAAAAGGATGCCCGACAGTCCGTGAAGGACATCCTCGAGGCCGTCGATTACCTGCACAGCAAGGACATTGTGCACCGAGATCTCAAGCCCGAGAACCTGCTGTTCGTTACCCCCGATCCCCATGCGTCTTTGGTGCTCACCGATTTCGGTATCGCCAAACACCTCAAGTCTCCCGATGAGGTGCTACACTCCATGGCCGGTTCCTTTGGATATGCAGCCCCCGAGGTGCTCAAGGGCACAGGACACGGAAAGCCTTGCGACATCTGGTCTCTCGGTGTCATCACCTTCACCATTTTGTCCGGCTACTCTCCATTCCGATCTGAGACCGTTCGGGACttcctggaggagatcgAGGGCCCCAACGCGCTTGTATTCCACAAAAAGTACTGGCAAGATGTGTCtgaggacgccaaggactTCATCAAGTCGTGTCTAGCTCTAGACCCTGCTCTCAGACCCACATCTGCGGAACTGCTGAAACACGAGTGGATCACGGGCGATACCACCAAATCTATCGATCTACTGCCCAACATTCGAGAAGGCTTCAACGCTCGATCCAAGTTCAGACAGGCTATCGAGGCTGTACGACTGCATAACCGTATCAAGTCTCTTAACATGGTGGACTCTGACgatgaagacgaggaagaagaagctgtcgCAGACACCGAGAAGCCCTCTCTGCTATCTGTTGCCAGCAGCATGCGACCACGAGCCCATTCGCGGTCTAAGAGTGGCAccggagctgctgctttcCAGGAGGTGGTGCTTGCTGCAAAGAGAAACAAGGAACTtcttgagaaggagaaggcgaGCAAACAGGACGCTGCGGAGGAGAAGTAA
- a CDS encoding uncharacterized protein (Compare to YALI0E27654g, uniprot|O74937 Yarrowia lipolytica POX4 Acyl-CoA oxidase 4 (EC 1.3.3.6), peroxisomal), which produces MITPNPANDIVHDGKLYDTFTEPPKLMAQERAQLDFDPRDITYFLDGSKEETELLESLMLMYERDPLFNNQNEYDESFETLRERSVKRIFQLSKSIAMDPEPMSFRKIGFLGILDMGTYARLGVHYALFCNSIRGQGTPDQLMYWLDQGAMVIKGFYGCFAMTEMGHGSNLSRLETIATFDKETDEFIINTPHVGATKWWIGGAAHTATHTLAFARLQVDGKDYGVKSFVVPLRNLDDHSLRPGIATGDIGKKMGRDAVDNGWIQFTNVRVPRNYMLMKHTKVLRDGTVKQPPLAQLTYGSLITGRVQMTTDSHNVSKKFLTIALRYATIRRQFSSTPGEPETRLIDYLYHQRRLLPLMAYSYAMKLAGDHVRELFFASQEKAESLKEDDKAGVESYVQDIKELFSVSAGLKAATTWACADIIDKARQACGGHGYSAYNGFGQAFQDWVVQCTWEGDNTVLTLSAGRALIQSALVYRKEGKLGNATKYLSRSKELANAKRNGRSLEDPKLLVEAWEAVSAGAINAATDAYEELSKQGVSVDECFEQVSQERFQAARIHTRRALIEAFYSRIATADEKVKPHLIPLANLFALWSIEEDSALFLAEGYFEPEDIIEVTSLVNKYCGIVRKNVIGYTDAFNLSDYFINAAIGRYDGDVYKNYFEKVKQQYPPEGGKPHYYEDVMKPFLHRERIPDVPMEPEDIQ; this is translated from the coding sequence ATGATCACCCCAAACCCCGCTAACGACATTGTCCATGACGGCAAGCTCTACGACACCTTCACTGAGCCCCCCAAGCTGATGGCTCAGGAGCGAGCTCAGCTGGACTTCGACCCTAGAGACATCACCTACTTTCTGGATGGCTCTaaggaggagaccgagctgctggagtcgCTCATGCTCATGTACGAGCGAGACCCTCTCTTCAACAACCAGAACGAGTACGATGAATCGTTTGAAACACTGCGAGAGCGATCTGTGAAGCGAATTTTCCAGCTGTCCAAGTCCATCGCCATGGACCCCGAGCCCATGTCTTTCCGAAAGATTGGGTTCCTGGGTATTCTTGACATGGGAACGTATGCTCGACTGGGAGTCCACTACGCGCTCTTCTGTAACTCCATCCGGGGCCAGGGAACCCCCGATCAGCTCATGTACTGGCTGGACCAGGGAGCCATGGTCATCAAGGGCTTCTACGGCTGTTTTGCCATGACCGAAATGGGCCATGGATCTAACCTGTCGCGTCTGGAAACCATCGCCACTTTCGACAAAGAGACCGACGAATTTATCATTAACACGCCCCACGTTGGAGCCACAAAGTGGTGGATTGGAGGAGCCGCCCACACTGCTACTCACACACTTGCCTTTGCCCGTCTTCAAGTAGACGGAAAGGACTACGGTGTGAAATCGTTTGTCGTACCTCTCCGAAACCTGGACGACCATTCGCTGCGTCCTGGAATCGCCACAGGTGATATTGGTAAGAAGATGGGTCGAGATGCCGTTGACAACGGCTGGATTCAGTTCACCAACGTCCGAGTGCCCCGAAACTACATGCTCATGAAGCATACCAAGGTTCTTCGAGACGGTACCGTCAAGCAGCCGCCTTTGGCCCAACTGACTTACGGATCTCTCATCACTGGACGAGTCCAGATGACCACTGACTCTCACAATGTGTCCAAAAAGTTCCTCACCATTGCCCTGAGATACGCCACCATCCGACGACAGTTCTCGTCAACTCCAGGAGAGCCCGAAACCCGACTAATTGACTACCTGTACCACCAAAGACGACTCCTGCCTCTTATGGCTTACTCTTACGCCATGAAACTAGCTGGAGATCACGTCCGAGAGCTGTTCTTTGCATcccaggagaaggctgagagcctcaaggaggacgacaaaGCCGGAGTTGAGTCTTACGTCCAGGATATCAAGGAGCTCTtctctgtttctgctggTCTCAAGGCTGCCACTACATGGGCTTGTGCTGACATCATTGACAAGGCCCGACAGGCGTGTGGAGGCCACGGATACTCTGCCTACAACGGCTTTGGACAGGCCTTCCAGGACTGGGTTGTCCAGTGCACTTGGGAGGGTGACAATACTGTTCTGACTCTATCTGCCGGCCGAGCTCTGATCCAATCTGCTCTCGTCTACCGAAAGGAGGGCAAACTAGGTAACGCCACGAAGTACCTCTCTCGGTCCAAGGAGCTTGCCAACGCCAAGAGAAACGGACGATCCCTGGAAGACCCCAAGCTGCTCGTGGAGGCATGGGAGGCTGTCTCTGCCGGTGCTATCAACGCTGCTACTGACGCTTACGAGGAGCTCTCCAAGCAGGGAGTTTCTGTTGACGAGTGCTTTGAGCAGGTGTCCCAGGAGCGATTCCAGGCTGCCCGAATCCACACTCGACGAGCTCTTATCGAGGCCTTCTACTCACGAATCGCCACTGCTGATGAGAAGGTGAAGCCTCATCTGATCCCTCTGGCCAACCTGTTTGCCCTGTGGTCCATTGAGGAGGACTCTGCTCTGTTCCTGGCTGAGGGCTACTTTGAGCCTGAGGATATCATTGAGGTGACTTCTCTTGTCAACAAGTACTGCGGAATTGTTCGAAAGAACGTTATTGGATACACCGATGCCTTCAACCTGTCCGACTACTTCATCAACGCTGCCATTGGACGATACGACGGAGACGTGTACAAGAACTACTTTGAGAAGGTCAAACAGCAGTACCCTCCTGAGGGTGGCAAGCCTCACTACTACGAGGATGTCATGAAGCCCTTCCTGCATCGAGAGCGAATTCCCGATGTCCCCATGGAGCCCGAGGATATTCAGTAA
- a CDS encoding uncharacterized protein (Compare to YALI0E27676g, similar to Saccharomyces cerevisiae RPC19 (YNL113W); ancestral locus Anc_2.163, similar to uniprot|P28000 Saccharomyces cerevisiae YNL113w RPC19 DNA-directed RNA polymerase I III 16 KD subunit), whose translation MSAHDKDGDVVMDEDVAPEISEEERLAQEKAERKQELNQKADDFHAEFMANKFTILPGASADKTACSFQFTEEDHTIGNALQYIIMKNPEVEFCGYSIPHPSEAKLNIRIQTYGDITAIEALQKGLDDLIQACDVVKNKFTDAVTDFTSKN comes from the coding sequence ATGTCAGCACACGATAAAGACGGCGACGTGGTCATGGACGAGGACGTGGCTCCCGAAatctccgaggaggagcgtcTGGCTcaggagaaggccgagcGAAAACAGGAGCTGAACCAGAAGGCCGACGACTTCCACGCCGAGTTCATGGCCAACAAGTTCACAATTCTGCCCGGAGCTTCGGCCGACAAGACTGCCTGCTCGTTCCAGttcaccgaggaggaccaCACCATTGGAAACGCTCTTCAGTACATCATCATGAAGAACCCCGAGGTGGAGTTTTGCGGTTACTCGATCCCACATCCTTCCGAGGCCAAGCTCAACATCCGTATACAGACATACGGCGACATCACTGCCATTGAGGCTCTTCAGAAAGGTCTGGACGACCTGATTCAGGCCTGTGACGTCGTCAAGAACAAGTTCACCGACGCCGTCACCGACTTCACTTCCAAGAACTAA
- a CDS encoding uncharacterized protein (Compare to YALI0E27698g, similar to Saccharomyces cerevisiae CEX1 (YOR112W); ancestral locus Anc_2.165, weakly similar to uniprot|Q9HEA4 Neurospora crassa) — translation MDFLTKAIGTVSSYGSKLPFVLGDATQKASEGRSLWTVYDATLKSNSSDCTVFEFVADQTYPRDRIVVVKHFARSLKTYRFPGILKVHDTVETDTSVHVVTERCRSLAQVIRDSKDELSADRILWGLYFVTETLKQINAEGASTHGNISLDSIFITASGEWKVGGLELITAQKDAQSALASFGPLLPNSSNNAPPEIKNQGYQSAQSAASKLAIDSWQFGNLLQSLYTAVGVDMPAGMPAMVSQMTSVKPEKRPRIPKFLEQAQVSFFGDHDMISVSQDISQFHIISEPMERRHVLETLTKFRQAFPPAYLASSVIPELLRALTPPTPSSSQINLSNDPGVFQSDSERPQILVCILALAEGLSSKDYATLVIPTIAKMYTCPDRPIRMALLEALPSYAPHVSEKVASDQIFPQFITGFSDTSPLIRESTVKAVLPLIPHLNSRIKNNDLLRYLAKTHNDKEPGIRTNTTVILGKIADELSSSARTGILVTAFGRALKDPFVHTRNAALLALASNMDIFDASSIVNKVLPAIAPSLIDNDPAIRAQAKLTFDEFLAEVVKHTYNLDDDTEITEPPQSSVTLLATKQKEKDASKTEAGSAWSLSWSSPFTFGTKTQSTSSSTAGTPVVAQGTISRQESPAPIVDEVDSLASAARTMSIKPKSGLSLGSTKPKLAASGLGIKSTLATKKPAAPPTLQDNDGWGLDDNWDDGSDGEVVIKEAPKTKPAPKTKKPAKLDLDDDEDGDDDGWDNW, via the coding sequence ATGGACTTTCtcaccaaggccattgGCACCGTCTCGTCGTACGGCTCCAAGCTGCCGTTTGTGCTGGGCGACGCGACGCAAAAGGCCAGCGAGGGCAGATCGCTATGGACGGTATATGATGCGACCCTCAAGTCCAATTCTTCCGACTGCACCGTGTTTGAATTTGTCGCTGACCAGACATATCCTCGTGACcgcattgttgttgtcaaACACTTCGCACGGTCGCTCAAAACTTATCGTTTTCCGGGTATTCTCAAGGTCCACGACACGGTTGAAACAGACACTTCGGTACACGTTGTGACTGAAAGATGCAGATCTCTGGCACAGGTGATCCGAgactccaaggacgagctATCGGCCGACCGAATTTTGTGGGGACTCTACTTTGTGACCGAAACGCTCAAACAAATCAACGCAGAAGGAGCTTCAACTCACGGCAACATCTCTCTCgactccatcttcatcacagcttctggagaatGGAAGGTGGGGGGTCTGGAACTTATCACCGCCCAGAAAGACGCTCAGAGTGCTCTGGCTTCATTTGGACCTCTTCTTCCTAACTCCTCAAACAATGCCCCTCCTGAAATCAAGAACCAAGGATACCAGTCTGCCCAGAGCGCAGcctccaagctggccaTTGATTCCTGGCAGTTTGGAAACCTGCTGCAGTCTCTCTACACAGCTGTGGGTGTGGATATGCCTGCTGGAATGCCCGCCATGGTATCTCAGATGACCAGCGTCAAGCCTGAGAAGCGACCTCGTATCCCCAAGTTCCTGGAACAGGCGCAGGTCTCGTTTTTCGGCGACCATGACATGATTTCCGTGTCCCAGGACATCTCTCAGTTCCATATCATTTCCGAACCCATGGAGCGACGCCATGTGCTGGAAACACTTACAAAATTTAGGCAGGCGTTCCCCCCTGCATACCTGGCTTCCAGCGTTATCCCCGAGCTCCTTAGAGCTCTGACTCCACCTACACCGTCGTCATCTCAGATCAACTTGTCCAACGACCCCGGTGTCTTCCAATCTGACTCAGAGAGACCCCAGATTCTCGTATGCATCTTGGCCCTGGCTGAGGGACTGTCTTCCAAGGACTATGCAACTCTGGTGATCCCCACCATCGCCAAGATGTACACTTGTCCCGATAGACCTATTCGAatggctcttctggaggccCTGCCTTCTTATGCCCCCCATGTGTCCGAGAAGGTGGCCTCTGATCAGATTTTCCCTCAGTTTATCACCGGTTTCTCCGATACATCCCCTCTCATTCGAGAGTCCACTGTAAAGGCTGTGTTGCCGCTGATTCCTCATCTTAATTCCCGAATCAAAAACAACGATCTTCTGCGCTACCTCGCCAAGACTcacaacgacaaggagcccGGTATTCGAACGAACACCACCGTCATTCTCGGCAAGATTGCTGACGAGCTGTCTTCCTCTGCACGAACAGGTATTCTGGTGACTGCGTTTGGTCGAgctctcaaggaccccTTCGTACACACACGAAACGCTGCTCTTTTGGCATTGGCCTCCAACATGGACATTTTCGATGCGTCCTCCATCGTCAACAAGGTGCTGCCTGCCATTGCTCCTAGTCTCATTGACAACGATCCTGCTATTCGCGCTCAAGCGAAATTGACCTTTGACGAGTTTCTGGCTGAAGTTGTCAAGCATACCTATAATCTGGATGATGATACCGAGATCACTGAGCCTCCTCAGTCGTCAGTTACACTCTTGGCCACCaaacagaaggagaaggatgCATCCAAGACCGAGGCAGGCTCTGCGTGGTCTCTTTCGTGGTCCTCTCCTTTCACATTTGGTACTAAAACCCAATCCACATCTTCCTCCACTGCCGGAACTCCCGTGGTGGCTCAAGGCACCATCTCTCGACAGGAGTCCCCTGCTCCTATTGTTGACGAAGTTGATTCACTGGCTTCCGCAGCCCGAACCATGTCCATCAAGCCCAAGAGCGGTCTCTCTCTCGGCTCCACCAAGCCCAAGCTTGCTGCTAGTGGCCTAGGTATCAAAAGTACTCTTGCTACAAAGAaaccagctgctcctcctaCCCTGCAAGACAACGACGGCTGGGGTCTGGATGACAACTGGGACGATGGATCTGACGGCGAGGTGgtcatcaaggaggcccCCAAAACTAAGCCTGCtcccaagaccaagaagccTGCCAAACTGGATCTGGAtgacgatgaagatggagatgatgatggcTGGGACAATTGGTAG
- a CDS encoding uncharacterized protein (Compare to YALI0E27715g, similar to Saccharomyces cerevisiae DBP2 (YNL112W); ancestral locus Anc_2.164, similar to uniprot|P24783 Saccharomyces cerevisiae YNL112w DBP2 ATP-dependent RNA helicase of DEAD box family), whose protein sequence is MSYGDDYNNNDRGYGGGRGFGGGRGGRGGSRGGRGGFGGDRGFGGDRGGYGGGGYQDNDFGNLPKQDWDLEKLPQFEKNFYKEDPAVTERTDEEVTAFRKENQMTLHGDGIPKPVTNFDEAGFPPYVLKEVKQQGFEKPTAIQCQGWPMALTGRDVIGIASTGSGKTLSYCLPAIVHINAQPMLSHGDGPIVLVLAPTRELAVQIQQECSKFGKSSKIRNTCVYGGVPRGQQIRDLARGVEIVIATPGRLLDMLESGKTNLRRVTYLVLDEADRMLDMGFEPQIRKIVDQIRPDRQTLMWSATWPKEVQRLAHDYLKDQIQVNIGSLELSASHNITQVVEVCTEYEKRDRLVKHLETVMENKESKCLIFTGTKRVADDITKFLRQDGWPALAIHGDKQQQERDWVLNEFRQGKSPIMVATDVASRGIDVKGINFVINYDYPSNSEDYVHRIGRTGRAGTKGTAYTYFTEDNRKQARDLLVILREAKQHIDPKLEEMGGGRGGRGGWGGRGGRGGRGGRGGYRRGGYGGGGYGGGRGSDITGSNSAPLSNSRW, encoded by the exons atGTCTTACGGTGACGAttacaacaacaacgaccGAGGCTACGGCGGCGGACGAGGCTTCGGCggaggccgaggtggccgaggtggtTCCCGAGGCGGTCGAGGCGGCTTCGGTGGCGATCGAGGTTTCGGAGGTGACCGAGGCGGCTACGGCGGCGGAGGCTACCAGGACAACGACTTTGGCAACCTGCCCAAGCAGGACTGGGACCTTGAGAAGCTCCCTCAGTTTGAGAAGAACTTCTACAAGGAGGACCCTGCTGTCACTGAGCGaaccgacgaggaggtcaCTGCCTTCCGAAAGGAGAACCAGATGACCCTGCACGGAGACGGTATCCCTAAGCCCGTGACCAACTTTGACGAGGCTGGTTTCCCCCCTTACGTcctcaaggaggtcaagcAGCAGGGTTTCGAGAAGCCCACTGCCATTCAGTGCCAGGGATGGCCCATGGCCCTGACCGGACGAGATGTCATTGGTATCGCTTCCACCGGTTCCGGTAAGACTCTGTCTTACTGCCTGCCCGCCATTGTCCACATCAACGCCCAGCCCATGCTGTCCCACGGTGACGGACCCATCGTCCTGGTCCTCGCCCCCACCCGAGAGCTGGCTGTTCAGATTCAGCAGGAGTGCTCCAAGTTCGGCAAGTCTTCCAAGATTCGAAACACCTGTGTCTACGGAGGTGTTCCCCGAGGCCAGCAGATTCGAGACCTTGCCCGAGGTGTGGAGATTGTCATTGCCACTCCCGGCCGACTTCTCGATATGCTCGAGTCCGGAAAGACTAACCTTCGACGAGTGACCTACCTGGTTCTCGATGAGGCCGACCGAATGCTCGATATGGGTTTCGAGCCTCAAATTCGAAAGATTGTCGACCAGATTCGACCCGACCGACAGACCCTCATGTGGTCTGCTACCTGGCCCAAGGAGGTCCAGCGACTGGCCCACGACTACCTCAAGGACCAGATTCAGGTCAACATTGGTTCTCTGGAGTTGTCTGCCTCTCACAACATCACCCAGGTTGTGGAGGTCTGCACCGAGTACGAGAAGCGAGACCGACTTGTCAAGCACCTCGAGACCGTCatggagaacaaggagtcCAAGTGTCTGATTTTCACCGGCACCAAGCGTGTCGCTGACGACATTACCAAGTTCCTGCGACAGGACGGCTGGCCTGCTCTCGCCATTCACGGTgacaagcagcagcaggagcgaGACTGGGTTCTCAACGAGTTCCGACAGGGCAAGAGCCCCATCATGGTTGCCACCGACGTGGCTTCCCGTGGTATTG ATGTCAAGGGTATCAACTTCGTTATCAACTACGACTACCCCTCCAACTCCGAGGACTATGTCCACCGAATCGGTCGAACTGGTCGAGCCGGCACCAAGGGTACCGCTTACACCTACTTCACCGAGGACAACCGAAAGCAGGCCCGAGACCTTCTCGTCATCCTGCGAGAGGCCAAGCAGCATATCGAccccaagctggaggagatgggcggtggccgaggtggccgaggaggctggGGAGGCCGAGGCGGTCGAGGCGGCCGTGGCGGCCGTGGTGGTTACCGACGAGGTGGCTACGGCGGCGGTGGCTatggtggaggacgaggttCCGACATCACCGGCTCCAACTCCGCTCCTCTTTCCAACTCCCGATGGTAG
- a CDS encoding uncharacterized protein (Compare to YALI0E27720g, ancestral locus Anc_2.116, similar to CAGL0J05786g Candida glabrata) yields the protein MTMKRSLNDILDGHEDVDLDSTAELDVDMETPPFQDAPDTQMRMCVDCGDQPADKNCQGCEEDFCDVCFQYIHRTGNRSKHATLPIENAITNSAGGATGATTASNGAGQEPEDKVDMSLSKHSMIEPDETQLKVLALLKERAKDVPVRLTYDERKLLRLLEAALNVSEYTDKVDILSYTSKAKRIVAQLREMCSIMAALVVATDMKTGQALFENKNFADNADWFQTVFEIGRRYKIMNPDKMRDSFGKLMYMIMDSRLAEVSQVMEFDLYKPVKSVYSHLRSFGDGADGSGVAVFGDPLIVDAIMEINPDGKNRRQIQQAIQTKERAIEILAKRYSKGKLLKEDVRQCLYSLGDYHAYLRANQEPVERMMKYLNEDFDESSDTSGEFHLAIRYGSGGARLSHNHSKQYQYVRQSLSLWSEIMKEMFRMWSLSDADLTSTGRYQLTDTGQGLNRIKGCPGVSRAIHGVISKAQHRTGSWIGSSVVHLGDHTVPNALFFLDKYLQVPRILIPVDMVVSNIESLAKDPHVSLWIKEQFGSPDRLRKTILADFFKHAFDGSGADNFYDAGSCIDGRLTSAWNWANSISKKSYYKIFLVSGFTGFDGAGF from the coding sequence ATGACGATGAAACGATCGCTAAACGACATTCTGGACGGCCACGAGGATGTGGATCTCGACTCTACCGCCGAGCTGGATGTAGACATGGAGACCCCACCCTTCCAGGATGCCCCAGACACCCAGATGCGAATGTGTGTGGACTGTGGAGATCAGCCAGCGGACAAGAACTGCCAGGGCTGTGAGGAAGACTTTTGCGACGTATGTTTTCAGTACATTCACCGAACCGGCAACCGATCTAAACACGCTACTCTGCCCATTGAGAACGCTATCACCAACTCGGCAGGTGGCGCGACTGGAGCCACCACAGCGAGCAAtggagctggacaagaGCCTGAGGACAAGGTCGACATGTCTCTGTCGAAGCACTCCATGATTGAACCCGATGAGACCCAGCTCAAGGTTCTGGCCCTGCTGAAAGAGCGGGCTAAGGATGTTCCTGTTCGGCTCACTTATGACGAGAGAAAACTGCTCAGACTGTTggaggctgctctcaacGTCTCCGAGTACACCGACAAGGTCGACATTCTGTCCTACACTTCCAAAGCCAAGCGTATTGTGGCCCAGCTCCGAGAAATGTGCTCGATTATGGCTGCTCTGGTTGTGGCTACAGACATGAAGACTGGACAGGCACTATTTGAGAATAAGAACTTTGCTGATAACGCCGATTGGTTCCAGACTGTGTTTGAAATTGGCCGGCGATACAAGATCATGAACCCTGACAAGATGCGAGACTCTTTTGGTAAACTCATGTACATGATCATGGACTCAAGGCTGGCAGAAGTGTCTCAGGTCATGGAGTTTGATCTCTACAAGCCTGTCAAGAGCGTCTATAGCCATCTGCGATCATTTGGAGATGGCGCTGACGGTTCCGGCGTCGCTGTCTTTGGAGATCCTCTAATTGTCGATGCCATCATGGAGATCAACCCTGATGGCAAGAACCGAAGACAGATTCAGCAGGCGATCCAGACCAAGGAGCGAGCTATCGAGATTCTGGCCAAGCGATACTCCAAGGGCAAGCTGCTTAAGGAGGATGTTCGACAGTGTCTCTATTCTCTCGGAGATTACCATGCCTATCTCCGAGCCAACCAGGAGCCTGTGGAGCGAATGATGAAGTACCTCAATGAAGACTTTGACGAGTCTTCCGACACATCTGGTGAGTTCCATCTGGCTATCAGATACGGCTCTGGAGGGGCTCGTCTGTCCCACAACCACTCAAAGCAGTACCAGTACGTCCGCCAGTCTCTGTCTTTGTGGTCCGAGATTATGAAGGAGATGTTCCGAATGTGGTCGCTTTCGGACGCGGACCTCACCAGCACTGGCCGATACCAGCTCACCGACACTGGTCAGGGTCTCAACCGAATCAAGGGCTGCCCTGGTGTGTCTCGAGCCATTCATGGTGTCATATCCAAGGCTCAGCATCGAACTGGCTCGTGGATTGGTTCCTCAGTCGTCCACCTGGGGGATCATACTGTGCCCAACGCCCTCTTTTTCCTGGACAAGTACCTCCAAGTGCCCCGTATTCTCATTCCCGTGGACATGGTGGTCTCCAATATCGAAAGCCTCGCAAAGGACCCACATGTGTCCCTGTGGATAAAGGAGCAGTTTGGTTCACCTGACCGGCTCCGGAAGACTATTCTGGCTGACTTCTTCAAGCACGCCTTTGACGGATCTGGAGCAGACAACTTCTACGACGCCGGCTCGTGTATCGACGGCCGACTCACCTCTGCATGGAACTGGGCCAACTCCATTTCCAAAAAGAGCTATTACAAGATCTTCCTTGTCAGTGGCTTCACTGGGTTCGATGGAGCTGGCTTTTAA